The Danio rerio strain Tuebingen ecotype United States chromosome 1, GRCz12tu, whole genome shotgun sequence genome includes a region encoding these proteins:
- the usp38 gene encoding ubiquitin carboxyl-terminal hydrolase 38 isoform X2, protein MSTVTGCSAYFAFPVVQYSPTMDKILEALVSSSHPQNVKRAIVKKVMEAAEKEVTEEQCQALYHLTTRLILQGEDVFQRQIGFQVQEAYARYHRDEFARFFSKEFVLSLLQQGYGSLDHRDPAILDFIHSSLRLLISCPAVLELAPLLQTEVLRIICERPEPATCAKLATILTDFSQCIPREKAGVLFCQQLVRTFAYFHCPASEERELREYVTQVSRVSALLQVIWKAEPTTLLPSLQEVFSIISSTDPSFEPSIALASLVQHIPLQMITVLIKSLTTDQNVKDASMTQALCRMIDWLSWPLANHVDTWVIALLKGLAAVQKFTILIDVTLLKIEQVFNRLWYPIVRQGALVVLSHMLLSFQHSPEAFHLVVPHIVPLVKSLKNDGLPNSKTFLLQFAELIHCMMYQYSGFPDLYDSILESIKELPKPSEEKIKFVLNQSAWTSQSNSFASGLLKITGKSETGKTGLVNLGNTCYMNSILQILFMATDFRRHVMSLQLNGSNTLMKKLQLLFAFLAHTQRAAYSPRSFLDVSRPTWFSAGSQQDCSEYLRFLLDRLHEEEKALSALQMASPKPEPATTSPETLHNAVSPPISDVPSHPDPAAAQGETGTLVERMFGGRLSTAIRCLQCHSLSEKEEPFTDLSLAFCPSMSQPRGPTNEHKSSSTLGPCQGAVNGGSEASEGPVKEGAASGMERPMVEPTISVPDLVDYFLAPEILENENCYFCECCASLQRAEKAMRVVAAPEYLILTLLRFSYDATCHVRRKILDNVGIPLHMSLPLHQHSSSSSSNVAASSSSESPDSCENLAKKLKPSQKEEGIAESRMKSKKNNSDLQKLSVPYVLSSVVMHSGMSSDSGHYYSYGRNVSSDDGCVAQTSPKSLDNSSQSESSTAPQEETGRADPKSADWFLFNDSRVTFTNFQSLQNVTSRFPKDTAYVLIYRKQEVSGEASNSGPVVNGARLSGEPPLQKELMDAITKDNKLFLQEQELNARTRALQATSASCSFRPNGSDDNEPPGSCGPSGGGGGGGFNTISRLVF, encoded by the exons ATGTCTACAGTTACAGGTTGTTCCGCTTACTTTGCCTTTCCTGTGGTGCAATACAGTCCAACCATGGATAAGATTTTGGAGGCGCTGGTCAGTTCCTCCCATCCTCAGAATGTCAAGCGGGCTATCGTGAAAAAAGTGATGGAGGCTGCAGAAAAGGAGGTGACGGAGGAGCAGTGCCAGGCCTTGTACCATCTCACCACCCGCCTTATTCTCCAGGGTGAAGATGTTTTTCAGCGTCAGATTGGTTTCCAAGTGCAAGAAGCATACGCACGCTACCATCGTGATGAGTTTGCCCGCTTCTTCAGCAAGGAATTTGTGCTTAGCCTTCTTCAACAGGGCTATGGCTCTTTGGACCATAGAGACCCTGCAATCTTGGACTTCATTCACAGTTCTCTCAGACTGCTCATCAGCTGCCCGGCTGTGTTGGAACTGGCACCTCTGCTACAGACGGAGGTCCTACGCATCATCTGTGAGCGGCCAGAACCAGCGACATGTGCCAAGTTGGCCACCATACTTACAGACTTCTCTCAGTGCATCCCACGAGAAAAGGCAGGAGTTCTGTTCTGCCAACAGCTTGTGCGCACCTTTGCGTATTTTCACTGTCCTGCCAGTGAAGAGCGGGAACTGCGGGAGTATGTGACCCAAGTGAGCAGGGTGAGCGCACTTCTGCAGGTCATCTGGAAGGCTGAGCCCACCACACTGCTGCCATCACTGCAGGAGGTGTTTTCCATCATCTCATCCACAG ATCCTTCGTTTGAACCGTCTATTGCTCTAGCAAGCCTGGTCCAGCACATCCCTCTGCAAATGATCACAGTCCTCATCAAAAGCCTCACCACTGACCAGAATGTTAAAGATGCCAGTATGACACAAGCACTCTGCag gATGATTGACTGGTTGTCATGGCCTCTAGCTAATCATGTGGACACCTGGGTCATTGCTTTATTAAAAGGACTTGCTGCTGTTCAAAAGTTCACCATCCTCATAGATGTCACACTGCTCAAAATTGAACAG gTCTTTAATCGTCTCTGGTATCCCATTGTGAGGCAGGGAGCGCTGGTTGTTCTTTCACATATGCTGCTTAGTTTCCAGCACTCTCCTGAAGCCTTTCACTTA GTGGTTCCTCATATAGTGCCACTTGTGAAGTCTTTAAAGAATGATGGCCTTCCGAACAGTAAAACGTTCTTACTACAATTTGCTGAACTCATTCATTGCATGATGTACCAATATTCCGGATTCCCAGACCTCTACGACAGCATTCTTGAATCCATTAAA GAACTGCCTAAACCTAGTGAGGAGAAGATCAAATTTGTTCTGAACCAAAGTGCCTGGACATCTCAGTCAAATTCATTTGCTTCAGGCCTGCTCAAGATCACAGGCAAATCAGAAACAGGGAAGACAGGACTTGTGAATCTGGGCAACACATGCTACATGAACAGCATCCTCCAAATTTTATTTATGGCCACAGA TTTCAGGCGACATGTTATGTCTCTGCAATTGAATGGCAGCAACACGCTCATGAAGAAGCTTCAGCTTCTTTTTGCTTTCTTGGCTCACACAcag AGAGCAGCATATTCGCCAAGGAGTTTTTTGGATGTTTCTCGACCTACTTGGTTTTCAGCCGGATCCCAGCAAGACTGCTCAGAGTATTTGAGGTTTCTGTTGGACAG GTTGCATGAAGAAGAGAAGGCCCTTTCAGCCCTTCAGATGGCCAGCCCAAAACCAGAACCTGCAACCACTTCTCCAGAAACTCTCCACAATGCTGTAAGCCCACCGATCTCTGATGTGCCATCGCACCCAGATCCTGCAGCAGCTCAAGGAGAAACCGGCACTCTAGTGGAGCGCATGTTTGGTGGGAGACTCTCCACAGCCATCCGCTGCCTGCAGTGCCACAGCCTATCAGAGAAAGAGGAGCCATTCACAGACCTCTCTcttgccttctgcccctccatgTCACAGCCACGGGGTCCCACTAATGAGCACAAAAGCTCCTCTACTCTGGGACCCTGCCAGGGGGCAGTGAATGGAGGCAGTGAAGCCTCGGAGGGCCCCGTCAAAGAAGGTGCAGCAAGCGGGATGGAGAGGCCCATGGTGGAACCAACAATATCTGTGCCAGATTTAGTGGACTATTTCCTGGCTCCAGAAATTTTAGAGAACGAAAACTGCTACTTTTGCGAATGCTGTGCCTCACTGCAGAGGGCTGAGAAGGCTATGCGAGTGGTGGCAGCCCCTGAATACCTCATTCTGACTCTGTTGCGCTTCTCTTACGATGCCACCTGCCATGTGCGGCGCAAGATCCTGGACAATGTGGGCATTCCTCTGCACATGTCCCTTCCTTTACACCAACACAGTAGCTCTTCATCTTCAAATGTAGCTGCATCTTCCTCATCCGAGTCTCCAGACAGTTGCGAGAATCTGGCTAAAAAGCTGAAGCCTTCACAGAAAGAGGAAGGAATTGCAGAAAGCAGAATGAAGAGCAAGAAAAATAACAGTGATTTGCAGAAGCTCTCTGTGCCATATGTGTTGAGTTCTGTTGTGATGCACTCTGGGATGTCTTCCGATAGCGGTCACTACTACTCGTATGGAAGGAACGTGAGTAGCGATGATGGTTGTGTGGCTCAGACGAGTCCCAAGAGCCTGGATAATTCTAGCCAATCAGAGAGCTCGACAGCCCCACAGGAGGAAACGGGGCGTGCTGATCCAAAGTCGGCGGACTGGTTCTTGTTTAATGACAGCAGAGTGACTTTTACGAACTTTCAGTCATTGCAAAATGTCACAAGCCGCTTCCCCAAGGATACAGCCTATGTCCTGATCTACAGGAAACAAGAGGTCAGTGGAGAAGCAAG
- the usp38 gene encoding ubiquitin carboxyl-terminal hydrolase 38 isoform X1 → MDKILEALVSSSHPQNVKRAIVKKVMEAAEKEVTEEQCQALYHLTTRLILQGEDVFQRQIGFQVQEAYARYHRDEFARFFSKEFVLSLLQQGYGSLDHRDPAILDFIHSSLRLLISCPAVLELAPLLQTEVLRIICERPEPATCAKLATILTDFSQCIPREKAGVLFCQQLVRTFAYFHCPASEERELREYVTQVSRVSALLQVIWKAEPTTLLPSLQEVFSIISSTDPSFEPSIALASLVQHIPLQMITVLIKSLTTDQNVKDASMTQALCRMIDWLSWPLANHVDTWVIALLKGLAAVQKFTILIDVTLLKIEQVFNRLWYPIVRQGALVVLSHMLLSFQHSPEAFHLVVPHIVPLVKSLKNDGLPNSKTFLLQFAELIHCMMYQYSGFPDLYDSILESIKELPKPSEEKIKFVLNQSAWTSQSNSFASGLLKITGKSETGKTGLVNLGNTCYMNSILQILFMATDFRRHVMSLQLNGSNTLMKKLQLLFAFLAHTQRAAYSPRSFLDVSRPTWFSAGSQQDCSEYLRFLLDRLHEEEKALSALQMASPKPEPATTSPETLHNAVSPPISDVPSHPDPAAAQGETGTLVERMFGGRLSTAIRCLQCHSLSEKEEPFTDLSLAFCPSMSQPRGPTNEHKSSSTLGPCQGAVNGGSEASEGPVKEGAASGMERPMVEPTISVPDLVDYFLAPEILENENCYFCECCASLQRAEKAMRVVAAPEYLILTLLRFSYDATCHVRRKILDNVGIPLHMSLPLHQHSSSSSSNVAASSSSESPDSCENLAKKLKPSQKEEGIAESRMKSKKNNSDLQKLSVPYVLSSVVMHSGMSSDSGHYYSYGRNVSSDDGCVAQTSPKSLDNSSQSESSTAPQEETGRADPKSADWFLFNDSRVTFTNFQSLQNVTSRFPKDTAYVLIYRKQEVSGEASNSGPVVNGARLSGEPPLQKELMDAITKDNKLFLQEQELNARTRALQATSASCSFRPNGSDDNEPPGSCGPSGGGGGGGFNTISRLVF, encoded by the exons ATGGATAAGATTTTGGAGGCGCTGGTCAGTTCCTCCCATCCTCAGAATGTCAAGCGGGCTATCGTGAAAAAAGTGATGGAGGCTGCAGAAAAGGAGGTGACGGAGGAGCAGTGCCAGGCCTTGTACCATCTCACCACCCGCCTTATTCTCCAGGGTGAAGATGTTTTTCAGCGTCAGATTGGTTTCCAAGTGCAAGAAGCATACGCACGCTACCATCGTGATGAGTTTGCCCGCTTCTTCAGCAAGGAATTTGTGCTTAGCCTTCTTCAACAGGGCTATGGCTCTTTGGACCATAGAGACCCTGCAATCTTGGACTTCATTCACAGTTCTCTCAGACTGCTCATCAGCTGCCCGGCTGTGTTGGAACTGGCACCTCTGCTACAGACGGAGGTCCTACGCATCATCTGTGAGCGGCCAGAACCAGCGACATGTGCCAAGTTGGCCACCATACTTACAGACTTCTCTCAGTGCATCCCACGAGAAAAGGCAGGAGTTCTGTTCTGCCAACAGCTTGTGCGCACCTTTGCGTATTTTCACTGTCCTGCCAGTGAAGAGCGGGAACTGCGGGAGTATGTGACCCAAGTGAGCAGGGTGAGCGCACTTCTGCAGGTCATCTGGAAGGCTGAGCCCACCACACTGCTGCCATCACTGCAGGAGGTGTTTTCCATCATCTCATCCACAG ATCCTTCGTTTGAACCGTCTATTGCTCTAGCAAGCCTGGTCCAGCACATCCCTCTGCAAATGATCACAGTCCTCATCAAAAGCCTCACCACTGACCAGAATGTTAAAGATGCCAGTATGACACAAGCACTCTGCag gATGATTGACTGGTTGTCATGGCCTCTAGCTAATCATGTGGACACCTGGGTCATTGCTTTATTAAAAGGACTTGCTGCTGTTCAAAAGTTCACCATCCTCATAGATGTCACACTGCTCAAAATTGAACAG gTCTTTAATCGTCTCTGGTATCCCATTGTGAGGCAGGGAGCGCTGGTTGTTCTTTCACATATGCTGCTTAGTTTCCAGCACTCTCCTGAAGCCTTTCACTTA GTGGTTCCTCATATAGTGCCACTTGTGAAGTCTTTAAAGAATGATGGCCTTCCGAACAGTAAAACGTTCTTACTACAATTTGCTGAACTCATTCATTGCATGATGTACCAATATTCCGGATTCCCAGACCTCTACGACAGCATTCTTGAATCCATTAAA GAACTGCCTAAACCTAGTGAGGAGAAGATCAAATTTGTTCTGAACCAAAGTGCCTGGACATCTCAGTCAAATTCATTTGCTTCAGGCCTGCTCAAGATCACAGGCAAATCAGAAACAGGGAAGACAGGACTTGTGAATCTGGGCAACACATGCTACATGAACAGCATCCTCCAAATTTTATTTATGGCCACAGA TTTCAGGCGACATGTTATGTCTCTGCAATTGAATGGCAGCAACACGCTCATGAAGAAGCTTCAGCTTCTTTTTGCTTTCTTGGCTCACACAcag AGAGCAGCATATTCGCCAAGGAGTTTTTTGGATGTTTCTCGACCTACTTGGTTTTCAGCCGGATCCCAGCAAGACTGCTCAGAGTATTTGAGGTTTCTGTTGGACAG GTTGCATGAAGAAGAGAAGGCCCTTTCAGCCCTTCAGATGGCCAGCCCAAAACCAGAACCTGCAACCACTTCTCCAGAAACTCTCCACAATGCTGTAAGCCCACCGATCTCTGATGTGCCATCGCACCCAGATCCTGCAGCAGCTCAAGGAGAAACCGGCACTCTAGTGGAGCGCATGTTTGGTGGGAGACTCTCCACAGCCATCCGCTGCCTGCAGTGCCACAGCCTATCAGAGAAAGAGGAGCCATTCACAGACCTCTCTcttgccttctgcccctccatgTCACAGCCACGGGGTCCCACTAATGAGCACAAAAGCTCCTCTACTCTGGGACCCTGCCAGGGGGCAGTGAATGGAGGCAGTGAAGCCTCGGAGGGCCCCGTCAAAGAAGGTGCAGCAAGCGGGATGGAGAGGCCCATGGTGGAACCAACAATATCTGTGCCAGATTTAGTGGACTATTTCCTGGCTCCAGAAATTTTAGAGAACGAAAACTGCTACTTTTGCGAATGCTGTGCCTCACTGCAGAGGGCTGAGAAGGCTATGCGAGTGGTGGCAGCCCCTGAATACCTCATTCTGACTCTGTTGCGCTTCTCTTACGATGCCACCTGCCATGTGCGGCGCAAGATCCTGGACAATGTGGGCATTCCTCTGCACATGTCCCTTCCTTTACACCAACACAGTAGCTCTTCATCTTCAAATGTAGCTGCATCTTCCTCATCCGAGTCTCCAGACAGTTGCGAGAATCTGGCTAAAAAGCTGAAGCCTTCACAGAAAGAGGAAGGAATTGCAGAAAGCAGAATGAAGAGCAAGAAAAATAACAGTGATTTGCAGAAGCTCTCTGTGCCATATGTGTTGAGTTCTGTTGTGATGCACTCTGGGATGTCTTCCGATAGCGGTCACTACTACTCGTATGGAAGGAACGTGAGTAGCGATGATGGTTGTGTGGCTCAGACGAGTCCCAAGAGCCTGGATAATTCTAGCCAATCAGAGAGCTCGACAGCCCCACAGGAGGAAACGGGGCGTGCTGATCCAAAGTCGGCGGACTGGTTCTTGTTTAATGACAGCAGAGTGACTTTTACGAACTTTCAGTCATTGCAAAATGTCACAAGCCGCTTCCCCAAGGATACAGCCTATGTCCTGATCTACAGGAAACAAGAGGTCAGTGGAGAAGCAAG
- the usp38 gene encoding ubiquitin carboxyl-terminal hydrolase 38 isoform X3 — protein sequence MDKILEALVSSSHPQNVKRAIVKKVMEAAEKEVTEEQCQALYHLTTRLILQGEDVFQRQIGFQVQEAYARYHRDEFARFFSKEFVLSLLQQGYGSLDHRDPAILDFIHSSLRLLISCPAVLELAPLLQTEVLRIICERPEPATCAKLATILTDFSQCIPREKAGVLFCQQLVRTFAYFHCPASEERELREYVTQVSRVSALLQVIWKAEPTTLLPSLQEVFSIISSTDPSFEPSIALASLVQHIPLQMITVLIKSLTTDQNVKDASMTQALCRMIDWLSWPLANHVDTWVIALLKGLAAVQKFTILIDVTLLKIEQVVPHIVPLVKSLKNDGLPNSKTFLLQFAELIHCMMYQYSGFPDLYDSILESIKELPKPSEEKIKFVLNQSAWTSQSNSFASGLLKITGKSETGKTGLVNLGNTCYMNSILQILFMATDFRRHVMSLQLNGSNTLMKKLQLLFAFLAHTQRAAYSPRSFLDVSRPTWFSAGSQQDCSEYLRFLLDRLHEEEKALSALQMASPKPEPATTSPETLHNAVSPPISDVPSHPDPAAAQGETGTLVERMFGGRLSTAIRCLQCHSLSEKEEPFTDLSLAFCPSMSQPRGPTNEHKSSSTLGPCQGAVNGGSEASEGPVKEGAASGMERPMVEPTISVPDLVDYFLAPEILENENCYFCECCASLQRAEKAMRVVAAPEYLILTLLRFSYDATCHVRRKILDNVGIPLHMSLPLHQHSSSSSSNVAASSSSESPDSCENLAKKLKPSQKEEGIAESRMKSKKNNSDLQKLSVPYVLSSVVMHSGMSSDSGHYYSYGRNVSSDDGCVAQTSPKSLDNSSQSESSTAPQEETGRADPKSADWFLFNDSRVTFTNFQSLQNVTSRFPKDTAYVLIYRKQEVSGEASNSGPVVNGARLSGEPPLQKELMDAITKDNKLFLQEQELNARTRALQATSASCSFRPNGSDDNEPPGSCGPSGGGGGGGFNTISRLVF from the exons ATGGATAAGATTTTGGAGGCGCTGGTCAGTTCCTCCCATCCTCAGAATGTCAAGCGGGCTATCGTGAAAAAAGTGATGGAGGCTGCAGAAAAGGAGGTGACGGAGGAGCAGTGCCAGGCCTTGTACCATCTCACCACCCGCCTTATTCTCCAGGGTGAAGATGTTTTTCAGCGTCAGATTGGTTTCCAAGTGCAAGAAGCATACGCACGCTACCATCGTGATGAGTTTGCCCGCTTCTTCAGCAAGGAATTTGTGCTTAGCCTTCTTCAACAGGGCTATGGCTCTTTGGACCATAGAGACCCTGCAATCTTGGACTTCATTCACAGTTCTCTCAGACTGCTCATCAGCTGCCCGGCTGTGTTGGAACTGGCACCTCTGCTACAGACGGAGGTCCTACGCATCATCTGTGAGCGGCCAGAACCAGCGACATGTGCCAAGTTGGCCACCATACTTACAGACTTCTCTCAGTGCATCCCACGAGAAAAGGCAGGAGTTCTGTTCTGCCAACAGCTTGTGCGCACCTTTGCGTATTTTCACTGTCCTGCCAGTGAAGAGCGGGAACTGCGGGAGTATGTGACCCAAGTGAGCAGGGTGAGCGCACTTCTGCAGGTCATCTGGAAGGCTGAGCCCACCACACTGCTGCCATCACTGCAGGAGGTGTTTTCCATCATCTCATCCACAG ATCCTTCGTTTGAACCGTCTATTGCTCTAGCAAGCCTGGTCCAGCACATCCCTCTGCAAATGATCACAGTCCTCATCAAAAGCCTCACCACTGACCAGAATGTTAAAGATGCCAGTATGACACAAGCACTCTGCag gATGATTGACTGGTTGTCATGGCCTCTAGCTAATCATGTGGACACCTGGGTCATTGCTTTATTAAAAGGACTTGCTGCTGTTCAAAAGTTCACCATCCTCATAGATGTCACACTGCTCAAAATTGAACAG GTGGTTCCTCATATAGTGCCACTTGTGAAGTCTTTAAAGAATGATGGCCTTCCGAACAGTAAAACGTTCTTACTACAATTTGCTGAACTCATTCATTGCATGATGTACCAATATTCCGGATTCCCAGACCTCTACGACAGCATTCTTGAATCCATTAAA GAACTGCCTAAACCTAGTGAGGAGAAGATCAAATTTGTTCTGAACCAAAGTGCCTGGACATCTCAGTCAAATTCATTTGCTTCAGGCCTGCTCAAGATCACAGGCAAATCAGAAACAGGGAAGACAGGACTTGTGAATCTGGGCAACACATGCTACATGAACAGCATCCTCCAAATTTTATTTATGGCCACAGA TTTCAGGCGACATGTTATGTCTCTGCAATTGAATGGCAGCAACACGCTCATGAAGAAGCTTCAGCTTCTTTTTGCTTTCTTGGCTCACACAcag AGAGCAGCATATTCGCCAAGGAGTTTTTTGGATGTTTCTCGACCTACTTGGTTTTCAGCCGGATCCCAGCAAGACTGCTCAGAGTATTTGAGGTTTCTGTTGGACAG GTTGCATGAAGAAGAGAAGGCCCTTTCAGCCCTTCAGATGGCCAGCCCAAAACCAGAACCTGCAACCACTTCTCCAGAAACTCTCCACAATGCTGTAAGCCCACCGATCTCTGATGTGCCATCGCACCCAGATCCTGCAGCAGCTCAAGGAGAAACCGGCACTCTAGTGGAGCGCATGTTTGGTGGGAGACTCTCCACAGCCATCCGCTGCCTGCAGTGCCACAGCCTATCAGAGAAAGAGGAGCCATTCACAGACCTCTCTcttgccttctgcccctccatgTCACAGCCACGGGGTCCCACTAATGAGCACAAAAGCTCCTCTACTCTGGGACCCTGCCAGGGGGCAGTGAATGGAGGCAGTGAAGCCTCGGAGGGCCCCGTCAAAGAAGGTGCAGCAAGCGGGATGGAGAGGCCCATGGTGGAACCAACAATATCTGTGCCAGATTTAGTGGACTATTTCCTGGCTCCAGAAATTTTAGAGAACGAAAACTGCTACTTTTGCGAATGCTGTGCCTCACTGCAGAGGGCTGAGAAGGCTATGCGAGTGGTGGCAGCCCCTGAATACCTCATTCTGACTCTGTTGCGCTTCTCTTACGATGCCACCTGCCATGTGCGGCGCAAGATCCTGGACAATGTGGGCATTCCTCTGCACATGTCCCTTCCTTTACACCAACACAGTAGCTCTTCATCTTCAAATGTAGCTGCATCTTCCTCATCCGAGTCTCCAGACAGTTGCGAGAATCTGGCTAAAAAGCTGAAGCCTTCACAGAAAGAGGAAGGAATTGCAGAAAGCAGAATGAAGAGCAAGAAAAATAACAGTGATTTGCAGAAGCTCTCTGTGCCATATGTGTTGAGTTCTGTTGTGATGCACTCTGGGATGTCTTCCGATAGCGGTCACTACTACTCGTATGGAAGGAACGTGAGTAGCGATGATGGTTGTGTGGCTCAGACGAGTCCCAAGAGCCTGGATAATTCTAGCCAATCAGAGAGCTCGACAGCCCCACAGGAGGAAACGGGGCGTGCTGATCCAAAGTCGGCGGACTGGTTCTTGTTTAATGACAGCAGAGTGACTTTTACGAACTTTCAGTCATTGCAAAATGTCACAAGCCGCTTCCCCAAGGATACAGCCTATGTCCTGATCTACAGGAAACAAGAGGTCAGTGGAGAAGCAAG